In Streptomyces sclerotialus, one genomic interval encodes:
- a CDS encoding roadblock/LC7 domain-containing protein, with translation MHEERASRTPPDPWHRLSGLLDDLAARVPDVRHAVVLDGDGLVVGASGALLREDADHLAAVASGFHSLARGTGRHFSSGGLRRTMVEMEDGFLFVAATRDGSCLAVLSSSEADIGLVAYEMARLVRRIGEHLRTVPRSAT, from the coding sequence ATGCACGAGGAACGAGCGAGCCGCACACCGCCGGACCCCTGGCACCGCCTCAGTGGGCTGCTGGATGACCTGGCAGCCCGGGTCCCGGACGTCCGGCACGCCGTGGTGCTCGACGGCGACGGCCTGGTCGTCGGGGCATCCGGCGCCCTTCTGCGCGAGGACGCCGATCATCTGGCGGCCGTGGCCTCCGGGTTCCACAGTCTGGCCAGGGGCACGGGACGGCATTTCTCCTCCGGAGGGCTGCGCCGGACGATGGTGGAGATGGAGGACGGCTTCCTGTTCGTCGCCGCGACACGGGACGGCTCCTGTCTGGCGGTGCTCAGCTCATCGGAGGCCGACATCGGGCTGGTCGCCTACGAGATGGCGCGGCTCGTCCGACGCATCGGCGAGCATCTGCGTACCGTGCCGCGCTCCGCCACCTGA
- a CDS encoding DUF6397 family protein — protein MTAMYEGSETLAMGRAARELGLKTGEFELAVQLDEVSTVPPGPGDVSGRRRVPASEIARLREEKGFPDTLRERIRVVGATEAAELMGIAPGRFLRLARAGCFGPVRFYVNRYGAIVWQYLAAELEAFAGKECGLVHGPTPPPMRAMLTRGHDWRGRLWRSRRVAHLVTEADGAWAVSAVIAAVLPPEELASLVRDPAERVWLRKLRPCLSSAGANTARTREAVERAETAEDFDEVMWYRISLSRQLVAAREEHPAPTLRPSDAAMPFGTAAHGGGSPTSPGGEADEPEATAEAEADGTDAADGAPAPVSVSPRARLIRARTGGATAAGTRSGVAPSGARPRAAGRVPARHGAFLTRRVRGSAGRARPQSPSLRKSPSWTTDTSSLPSRS, from the coding sequence ATGACCGCGATGTACGAGGGCTCGGAAACGCTCGCGATGGGGCGGGCGGCCCGGGAACTAGGTCTCAAAACAGGTGAGTTCGAGCTCGCCGTGCAGCTCGACGAGGTGAGTACGGTCCCGCCGGGGCCGGGCGACGTGTCCGGCCGACGGCGGGTGCCGGCATCCGAGATCGCGCGCCTGCGGGAGGAAAAGGGGTTTCCCGACACGCTGCGCGAGCGGATCCGCGTCGTCGGCGCGACGGAAGCCGCCGAGCTGATGGGCATCGCTCCCGGCAGGTTCCTGCGGCTGGCCCGGGCGGGATGCTTCGGCCCTGTCCGCTTTTATGTGAACCGCTACGGCGCGATCGTCTGGCAGTACCTGGCAGCGGAGCTGGAGGCCTTCGCGGGCAAGGAATGCGGCCTGGTCCACGGCCCCACGCCACCGCCGATGCGGGCGATGCTGACCCGCGGCCACGACTGGCGGGGCAGGCTGTGGCGGAGCCGGCGAGTGGCGCACCTGGTGACGGAGGCGGACGGCGCCTGGGCGGTCTCCGCCGTGATCGCCGCCGTGCTGCCGCCGGAGGAGCTGGCCTCGCTGGTACGCGATCCGGCCGAGCGGGTCTGGCTGCGCAAGCTCAGGCCCTGTCTCTCCTCGGCCGGAGCGAACACCGCCCGTACCCGCGAAGCGGTCGAACGGGCCGAGACGGCGGAGGACTTCGACGAGGTGATGTGGTACCGCATCAGCCTGTCCCGGCAGCTGGTCGCCGCCCGTGAGGAGCACCCGGCCCCGACCCTGCGCCCCTCCGACGCAGCGATGCCTTTCGGCACGGCTGCACACGGCGGCGGATCGCCGACGTCGCCCGGGGGAGAAGCCGACGAACCCGAAGCCACCGCAGAAGCAGAAGCCGACGGTACCGATGCTGCCGATGGCGCACCGGCCCCCGTGTCCGTCTCGCCCCGCGCCCGGCTCATCCGCGCCCGCACAGGGGGCGCCACCGCGGCCGGCACCCGGTCAGGTGTCGCTCCGTCCGGCGCCCGTCCCAGGGCGGCCGGCCGCGTCCCTGCCCGGCACGGCGCGTTCCTGACCCGCCGTGTCCGCGGCTCCGCTGGCCGGGCGCGCCCTCAGTCACCCAGCTTGCGGAAGAGCCCTTCCTGGACCACGGATACGAGCAGTCTGCCCTCACGGTCGTAG
- a CDS encoding DEAD/DEAH box helicase: MTLIDHLPNDADPDALFEAFSTWAEEQGISLYPAQEEALIEVVSGANVILSTPTGSGKSLVAAGAHFTALANDQVTFYTAPIKALVSEKFFDLCKLFGTENVGMLTGDASVNADAPVICCTAEVLASIALRDGKDADIGQVVMDEFHFYAEPDRGWAWQIPLLELPQAQFILMSATLGDVAMFEKDLTRRTGKPTSVVRSATRPVPLSYEYRTTPMTETLTELLETHQAPVYIVHFTQAAAVERAQALMSINMCTRAEKDEIAKLIGNFRFTTKFGQNLSRHVRHGIGVHHAGMLPKYRRLVEKLAQAGLLKVICGTDTLGVGVNVPIRTVLFTALTKYDGNRVRTLRAREFHQIAGRAGRAGFDTAGFVVAQAPEHVIENEKALAKAGDDPKKRRKVVRKKAPEGFVNWGQNTFEKLIASEPEPLTSRFRVTHAMLLSVIARPGNAFEAMRRLLEDNHESRKNQLRHIRRAIAIYRSLLDGGIVERLDEPDAEGRIVRLTVDLQQDFALNQPLSTFALAAFDLLDPESPSYALDMVSVVESTLDDPRQILAAQQNKAKGEAVAQMKADGVEYEDRMERLMDVEYPKPLEELLSHAYGLYRRSHPWVGDHPLSPKSVIRDMYERAMTFSEFVSFYELARTEGIVLRYLASAYKALDHTVPDDLKSEDFEDIIAWLGEMVRQVDSSLLDEWEQLANPEEETAEEAMEHADEVKPVTTNVRAFRVLVRNAMFRRVELAALDKVEELGELDADSGWDEDAWADAMDAYWDEYEDLGTGPDARGPKLLQIEEDPEHGLWRVRQTFADPNGDHDWGISAEVDLAASDEEGRAVVRVTSVGQL; encoded by the coding sequence GTGACCCTCATCGATCATCTGCCGAACGACGCCGACCCCGATGCCCTCTTCGAAGCCTTTTCGACCTGGGCCGAAGAGCAGGGCATCTCGCTCTACCCTGCCCAGGAGGAGGCACTGATCGAGGTGGTCTCGGGGGCGAACGTCATCCTGTCCACCCCCACCGGCTCCGGCAAGAGCCTGGTCGCGGCGGGCGCGCACTTCACCGCCCTGGCCAACGACCAGGTCACCTTCTACACCGCCCCCATCAAGGCGCTGGTGTCGGAGAAGTTCTTCGACCTGTGCAAGCTCTTCGGCACCGAGAACGTCGGCATGCTCACCGGCGACGCCTCCGTGAACGCCGACGCCCCGGTCATCTGCTGCACCGCCGAGGTGCTCGCCTCGATCGCGCTCCGCGACGGCAAGGACGCCGACATCGGCCAGGTCGTCATGGACGAGTTCCACTTCTACGCCGAGCCGGACCGCGGCTGGGCCTGGCAGATCCCGCTGCTGGAACTGCCGCAGGCGCAGTTCATCCTGATGTCGGCGACGCTCGGTGACGTCGCGATGTTCGAGAAGGACCTGACGCGGCGCACCGGCAAGCCGACCTCGGTCGTCCGGTCCGCGACGCGCCCCGTGCCGCTGTCGTACGAGTACCGCACGACCCCGATGACGGAGACGCTGACCGAGCTGCTGGAGACGCACCAGGCGCCGGTCTACATCGTGCACTTCACGCAGGCCGCGGCCGTGGAACGGGCACAGGCCCTGATGAGCATCAACATGTGCACTCGGGCCGAGAAGGACGAGATCGCCAAGCTGATCGGCAATTTCCGCTTCACCACCAAATTCGGGCAGAACCTCTCGCGGCACGTACGCCACGGGATCGGCGTGCACCACGCCGGCATGCTCCCGAAGTACCGGCGGCTCGTGGAGAAGCTCGCCCAGGCCGGCCTGCTGAAGGTGATCTGCGGAACGGACACCCTCGGCGTGGGCGTCAACGTGCCGATCCGTACCGTCCTCTTCACCGCGCTGACGAAGTACGACGGGAACCGGGTGCGCACCCTGCGGGCGCGGGAGTTCCACCAGATCGCGGGGCGGGCCGGGCGGGCCGGCTTCGACACCGCAGGCTTCGTGGTCGCCCAGGCGCCCGAGCACGTCATCGAGAACGAGAAGGCGCTCGCGAAGGCGGGAGACGACCCGAAGAAGCGCCGGAAGGTCGTCCGGAAGAAGGCTCCCGAGGGCTTCGTCAACTGGGGTCAGAACACCTTCGAGAAGCTGATCGCCTCCGAGCCGGAGCCGCTGACCTCCCGCTTCCGCGTCACCCACGCGATGCTGCTCTCGGTGATCGCCCGGCCCGGCAACGCCTTCGAGGCCATGCGCCGGCTGCTGGAGGACAACCACGAGTCGCGCAAGAACCAGTTGCGGCACATCCGGCGGGCCATCGCCATCTACCGTTCGCTGCTGGACGGCGGGATCGTGGAGCGCCTGGACGAGCCGGATGCCGAGGGCCGCATCGTGCGGCTCACCGTCGACCTGCAGCAGGACTTCGCACTGAACCAGCCGCTGTCCACCTTCGCGCTGGCCGCCTTCGACCTGCTCGATCCCGAGTCGCCCTCCTACGCGCTGGACATGGTCTCGGTCGTGGAGTCCACCCTGGACGACCCGCGGCAGATCCTGGCCGCGCAGCAGAACAAGGCCAAGGGCGAGGCGGTCGCCCAGATGAAGGCCGACGGCGTCGAGTACGAGGACCGCATGGAGCGCCTCATGGACGTCGAGTACCCCAAGCCGCTGGAAGAGCTGCTCTCCCACGCCTACGGTCTCTACCGCCGCAGCCATCCCTGGGTCGGCGACCATCCGCTGTCGCCGAAGTCGGTCATCCGCGACATGTACGAGCGGGCCATGACCTTCTCGGAGTTCGTCTCCTTCTACGAGCTGGCCCGCACCGAGGGCATCGTGCTGCGCTACCTCGCGAGCGCGTACAAGGCACTGGACCACACCGTGCCCGACGACCTGAAGTCCGAGGACTTCGAGGACATCATCGCCTGGCTCGGCGAGATGGTCCGCCAGGTCGACTCCAGCCTCCTGGACGAGTGGGAACAGCTCGCCAACCCGGAGGAGGAGACGGCCGAGGAGGCCATGGAGCACGCGGACGAGGTCAAGCCCGTCACCACGAACGTCCGGGCCTTCCGGGTGCTCGTCCGCAACGCGATGTTCCGGCGGGTGGAACTGGCGGCGCTGGACAAGGTCGAGGAGCTGGGCGAGCTGGACGCCGACTCCGGGTGGGACGAGGACGCCTGGGCGGACGCGATGGACGCCTACTGGGACGAGTACGAGGACCTGGGCACCGGCCCGGACGCTCGTGGTCCCAAGCTCCTGCAGATCGAGGAGGACCCGGAGCACGGCCTGTGGCGGGTGCGCCAGACCTTCGCCGACCCGAACGGCGACCATGACTGGGGCATCTCCGCCGAGGTGGACCTCGCCGCCTCGGACGAGGAGGGGCGCGCGGTCGTGCGGGTCACCTCGGTGGGGCAGCTCTGA
- a CDS encoding acyl-CoA thioesterase: MTNPAEKLVDLLDLEQIEVNIFRGRSPQESLQRVFGGQVAGQALVAAGRTTEGDRPVHSLHAYFLRPGRPGVPIVYQVERVRDGRSFTTRRVVAVQQGRTIFNLTASFHKPEPGFEHQLSIGRVVPAPEDLPTVAEEVREHLGGLPEALERMARRQPFDIRYVDRLRWRPEEIEGAEPRSAVWMRAVGPLGDDPLVHTCALTYASDMTLLDAVRIPIEPLWGPRGFDMASLDHAMWFHRPFRADEWFLYDQESPIATGARGLARGRIYDREGRLLVSVVQEGLFRKLGD; encoded by the coding sequence ATGACCAATCCGGCGGAAAAGCTGGTGGACCTGCTCGATCTGGAACAGATCGAGGTGAACATCTTCCGCGGCCGCAGTCCCCAGGAATCCCTCCAGCGCGTCTTCGGCGGGCAGGTCGCCGGGCAGGCGCTCGTGGCCGCCGGGCGGACCACGGAAGGCGACCGCCCGGTCCACTCGCTGCACGCGTACTTCCTGCGGCCGGGCCGGCCCGGGGTGCCGATCGTGTACCAGGTCGAGCGGGTGCGGGACGGGCGTTCCTTCACCACGCGCCGGGTCGTGGCCGTCCAGCAGGGACGCACGATCTTCAATTTGACCGCCTCCTTTCACAAGCCCGAACCGGGGTTCGAGCATCAACTTTCGATCGGCCGTGTGGTGCCGGCCCCCGAGGACCTGCCGACAGTCGCCGAAGAGGTCCGCGAGCACCTGGGCGGGCTGCCCGAGGCGCTGGAGCGCATGGCCCGTCGCCAGCCCTTCGACATCCGGTACGTCGACCGGCTGCGGTGGCGGCCGGAGGAGATCGAGGGTGCGGAGCCGCGCAGTGCCGTATGGATGCGGGCGGTCGGGCCGCTGGGGGACGACCCGCTCGTTCACACCTGCGCGCTGACGTACGCCAGCGACATGACGCTGCTGGATGCCGTGCGGATCCCGATCGAGCCGCTGTGGGGTCCGCGCGGGTTCGACATGGCGTCCCTGGATCACGCGATGTGGTTCCACCGGCCGTTCCGCGCCGACGAGTGGTTCCTCTACGACCAGGAGTCGCCCATCGCCACGGGCGCCCGTGGTCTGGCCCGCGGCCGCATCTACGACCGTGAGGGCAGACTGCTCGTATCCGTGGTCCAGGAAGGGCTCTTCCGCAAGCTGGGTGACTGA
- a CDS encoding roadblock/LC7 domain-containing protein, protein MALSSGLDWLLDDLTRRVEQVRHALVLSNDGLVTGASEGLVREDAEHLAAVASGLHSLAKGSGQQFRAGRVRQTMVEFDDAVLFVTAAGDGSCLCVLAEADSDLGQIAYEMTLLVNRVGEHLGVAARQPESYPQV, encoded by the coding sequence ATGGCACTGAGCAGTGGACTGGACTGGCTGCTGGACGACCTGACACGACGCGTCGAACAGGTGCGGCACGCCCTCGTGCTGTCCAACGACGGCCTGGTCACCGGGGCGAGCGAGGGGCTGGTGCGGGAGGACGCCGAGCACCTGGCCGCGGTCGCCTCCGGGCTGCACAGCCTTGCCAAGGGCTCGGGGCAGCAGTTCCGGGCGGGCCGGGTACGGCAGACCATGGTCGAATTCGACGACGCGGTGCTGTTCGTGACGGCGGCGGGGGACGGCAGCTGTCTGTGCGTGCTGGCTGAAGCCGATTCCGACCTGGGACAGATCGCGTACGAGATGACTTTGTTGGTGAACCGGGTCGGGGAACACCTCGGCGTCGCGGCGCGGCAGCCGGAGAGTTATCCACAGGTCTGA
- a CDS encoding GTP-binding protein → MDSVDPAHLGTAQDEPDMALKILIAGGFGAGKTTLVGAVSEIRPLRTEEDLSELGKTVDDTCGVDRKATTTVAMDFGRITIRAGLSLYLFGTPGQDRFWFLWDDLSEGALGAVVLADTRRLADCFPAVDYFENRRVPFLVAVNCFPGASSYGADDVSRALDLDSGTPVVLCDARDRDSGKEVLIRLVEHAGRMHTARLLDTVSRP, encoded by the coding sequence ATGGATTCCGTGGACCCCGCGCACCTCGGAACGGCGCAGGACGAGCCCGACATGGCCTTGAAGATCCTCATAGCGGGCGGCTTCGGAGCCGGCAAGACGACGCTGGTCGGAGCGGTCAGCGAGATCCGCCCGCTGCGTACGGAGGAGGACCTCAGCGAACTGGGGAAGACGGTCGACGACACCTGCGGTGTCGACCGCAAAGCCACCACCACGGTGGCGATGGACTTCGGCCGGATCACCATCAGAGCGGGACTGTCGCTGTACCTCTTCGGAACACCGGGGCAGGACCGCTTCTGGTTCCTGTGGGACGACCTCTCCGAAGGCGCGCTGGGCGCCGTCGTCCTCGCGGACACCCGAAGACTCGCGGACTGCTTCCCGGCGGTGGACTACTTCGAGAACCGCCGCGTGCCCTTCCTCGTGGCCGTCAACTGCTTTCCCGGAGCGAGCTCGTACGGCGCGGACGACGTGTCACGCGCGCTGGACCTGGACAGTGGCACGCCGGTGGTGCTGTGCGACGCGCGCGACCGCGATTCCGGGAAGGAAGTGCTGATCCGACTGGTCGAGCACGCGGGCCGGATGCACACGGCCCGCCTGCTCGACACGGTGAGCCGCCCGTAG
- a CDS encoding PPOX class F420-dependent oxidoreductase has product MARKMTKDEWQAFLSTGTRTGKLATVRADGRPHVAPVWFLLDGDDVVFNTGKETVKGQNLIRDGRVALCVDDDRPPFDFVVVEGRALVTEELSEVRAWATRIAARYMGEELAEQFGARNGVPGELLVRVHVDKAVALADIAD; this is encoded by the coding sequence ATGGCACGAAAGATGACCAAGGACGAGTGGCAGGCGTTCCTCTCCACCGGCACCCGCACGGGCAAGCTGGCGACCGTGCGGGCCGACGGGAGGCCGCACGTCGCCCCCGTGTGGTTCCTGCTGGACGGTGACGACGTGGTCTTCAACACGGGCAAGGAGACGGTGAAGGGGCAGAACCTGATCCGCGACGGCCGGGTGGCGTTGTGCGTGGACGACGACCGGCCGCCCTTCGACTTCGTGGTGGTCGAGGGGCGGGCGCTGGTGACCGAGGAACTGTCGGAGGTACGGGCGTGGGCGACACGTATCGCGGCGCGTTACATGGGCGAGGAGCTGGCCGAGCAGTTCGGCGCGCGTAACGGCGTGCCCGGCGAGTTGCTGGTGCGGGTCCACGTCGACAAGGCCGTGGCCCTGGCGGACATCGCCGACTGA
- a CDS encoding metal-dependent hydrolase, which yields MMGPAHSLSGAAAWLGVGAAAGAAGHPMPWPVVVVGALICAGAALAPDLDHKAATISRAFGPLSRGLCEVVDNISHAVYKATRMKGDARRSGGHRTLTHTWVWAVLVGAGMAVLAMQGGRWAVLGILFVHMVLAIEGLLWRQARVSSDVLVWLLGAAAAWILAGVLDQPGNGSHWLFTAPDQAYLWLGLPIVLGALVHDIGDALTVSGCPILWPIPIGRKRWYPVGPPKGMRFRAGSWVELKVLMPVFTLLGGIGGLTALGFL from the coding sequence ATGATGGGACCGGCGCACTCGCTGTCCGGGGCCGCGGCCTGGCTGGGGGTGGGCGCGGCGGCCGGCGCCGCGGGCCATCCGATGCCCTGGCCGGTGGTCGTCGTCGGGGCGCTGATCTGCGCCGGTGCGGCCCTCGCTCCGGACCTGGACCACAAGGCGGCCACGATCTCGCGTGCCTTCGGGCCGCTGTCCCGGGGCCTGTGCGAGGTCGTCGACAACATCTCGCACGCCGTCTACAAGGCCACTCGGATGAAGGGCGACGCACGCCGGTCCGGTGGTCACCGCACCTTGACGCACACGTGGGTGTGGGCGGTACTGGTGGGCGCGGGCATGGCCGTGCTGGCGATGCAGGGCGGCCGCTGGGCGGTGCTCGGCATCCTCTTCGTACACATGGTCCTCGCCATCGAGGGGCTGCTGTGGCGGCAGGCGCGGGTCTCCAGCGACGTGCTGGTCTGGCTGCTGGGCGCGGCAGCGGCGTGGATCCTCGCCGGGGTGCTGGACCAGCCGGGGAACGGCTCGCACTGGCTCTTCACCGCCCCGGACCAGGCGTACCTCTGGCTGGGGCTGCCGATCGTGCTGGGCGCGCTGGTGCACGACATCGGCGACGCGCTGACCGTCTCGGGCTGCCCGATACTGTGGCCGATCCCGATCGGCCGCAAGCGCTGGTACCCGGTCGGCCCGCCCAAGGGCATGCGGTTCCGTGCGGGCAGCTGGGTGGAGCTGAAGGTCCTGATGCCGGTCTTCACCCTCCTCGGCGGCATAGGCGGCCTCACGGCCCTCGGCTTCCTCTAG
- a CDS encoding sensor histidine kinase, which translates to MRTAGLPDRTADHLTALDTGLDALTKQRRLTRERSLTWPQAYERYTAAIASAFTADASLGGAADTRRAAQLGRTRELLAQEDAVLTAADLTGTLDKDRQRSFTGTAAARHLMERLATEDLPGSAGSAWRTVTTGRAYAEVRAMEGAVSTAAPGRGAAQAAPGARWRPSYEALRRGLRDVEYEAATGTTPPHVYRVPLLTGAAISLGLVALVLSLAVAARSSRRLSRELTELRDSALDIARHGLPEALRAPHTEHPAETPAGTDTEFRSPSTDEISQVRAALGSVHRAALDAAVERAELADGINGVSVNLARRGQVLLHRQLALLDSMERRSQDPAELGDLFRLDHLTTRMRRYAESLLILSGAAPGRAWRSPVPLTDVVRAAVSEIEDYARIEVRRLPAGAIPGGAVADLTHLLAELIENAAQFSPPHTKVRVHGEQVGTGHVLEIEDRGLGMEEETLEEANRCVGQAAALTPADSDRLGLFVVSRLAARHDVRVVLRPSVYGGTTAVVLLPNALVHEVEVPVRKTPEPPPVLDAPLERVRAHAGRRGDRALEPPLHAAAADPPDVPDGLPRRIRQRSLAVQLRRPRPEATDAPSEEEPGLSPEQARTRMTAYRHGWARGSMEGEP; encoded by the coding sequence GTGAGGACCGCCGGACTCCCGGACCGCACGGCGGACCACCTGACGGCCCTCGACACCGGGCTCGACGCCCTGACGAAGCAGCGCCGGCTGACGAGGGAGCGTTCCCTCACCTGGCCGCAGGCCTACGAGCGCTACACGGCGGCCATCGCCTCGGCCTTCACCGCCGACGCGTCGCTGGGCGGTGCGGCGGACACGCGGCGGGCCGCGCAACTGGGCCGTACCCGTGAACTCCTCGCCCAGGAGGACGCAGTCCTGACCGCTGCGGACCTCACCGGAACACTCGACAAGGACCGGCAGCGATCGTTCACGGGCACGGCCGCGGCACGGCACCTCATGGAACGCCTCGCCACCGAGGACCTGCCCGGGAGCGCGGGCTCGGCATGGCGCACGGTCACCACCGGGCGGGCGTACGCCGAAGTGCGCGCTATGGAGGGCGCGGTGAGTACCGCCGCCCCCGGGCGCGGCGCGGCACAGGCGGCACCGGGCGCCCGCTGGCGGCCCTCCTACGAGGCCTTGCGGCGCGGCCTGCGGGACGTCGAGTACGAGGCGGCCACGGGCACCACACCGCCTCACGTGTACCGAGTTCCGCTCCTCACGGGAGCGGCCATCAGTCTCGGACTCGTCGCGCTGGTCCTCTCCCTGGCCGTCGCCGCACGGAGCAGCCGTCGCCTGAGCAGGGAGCTCACCGAGCTGCGTGACAGCGCGCTCGACATCGCCCGGCACGGACTCCCCGAGGCACTGCGCGCACCCCACACGGAGCATCCGGCCGAAACTCCCGCCGGGACCGACACCGAATTCCGGAGTCCCTCCACCGACGAGATCTCCCAGGTCCGCGCGGCGCTGGGAAGCGTGCACCGGGCAGCGCTGGACGCGGCCGTCGAGCGAGCCGAACTGGCCGACGGCATCAACGGGGTCTCCGTGAACCTCGCCCGCCGCGGCCAGGTCCTCCTCCACCGCCAGCTGGCCCTCCTGGACAGCATGGAACGCCGCTCGCAGGACCCGGCCGAACTGGGCGACCTCTTCCGGCTCGACCACCTCACCACCCGTATGCGGCGCTACGCGGAGAGCCTGCTCATCCTGTCCGGCGCGGCCCCCGGACGGGCCTGGCGGTCTCCGGTGCCGCTCACGGATGTGGTGCGCGCCGCGGTGTCGGAGATCGAGGACTACGCGCGCATCGAGGTGCGGCGCCTGCCCGCCGGCGCGATACCGGGTGGCGCAGTCGCCGACCTCACCCACTTGCTGGCCGAGCTCATCGAGAACGCCGCGCAGTTCTCGCCCCCGCACACCAAAGTGCGGGTGCACGGCGAACAGGTCGGCACCGGCCACGTACTGGAGATCGAGGACCGTGGTCTCGGCATGGAGGAGGAGACGCTGGAGGAAGCCAACCGGTGCGTCGGCCAGGCCGCGGCGCTCACCCCGGCCGACAGCGACCGACTGGGGCTCTTCGTGGTGAGCCGGCTGGCGGCCCGGCACGACGTACGTGTCGTGCTGCGCCCCTCGGTGTACGGCGGCACGACGGCGGTCGTGCTGCTGCCGAACGCCCTCGTCCACGAAGTCGAGGTCCCGGTACGGAAGACGCCCGAACCGCCCCCGGTCCTCGACGCCCCGCTGGAACGCGTACGGGCACACGCCGGGCGTCGGGGAGATCGCGCACTGGAGCCGCCGCTGCACGCCGCCGCTGCGGACCCGCCCGACGTCCCGGACGGGCTCCCGCGCCGCATTCGGCAGCGCAGTCTGGCCGTGCAACTGCGCCGGCCGCGCCCTGAAGCGACGGACGCACCGTCCGAGGAGGAGCCCGGGCTCTCCCCGGAGCAGGCGCGTACCCGTATGACCGCCTACCGCCACGGGTGGGCCCGCGGCTCCATGGAGGGAGAGCCCTGA